The proteins below are encoded in one region of Enterobacteriaceae endosymbiont of Plateumaris consimilis:
- the rplT gene encoding 50S ribosomal protein L20 yields the protein MARVKRGVISHTRHKKIIKQAKGYYGSRSRTYRSAFQAVVKAGQYSYRDRRQRKRKFRQLWIIRINAAARQENISYSYLINQFKKSNIDINRKILSELAMFDKQSFTKLINFIKIN from the coding sequence ATGGCTAGAGTAAAACGAGGTGTTATTTCTCATACAAGACATAAAAAAATTATTAAACAAGCTAAAGGATATTATGGATCAAGATCAAGAACTTATAGATCTGCATTTCAAGCAGTAGTCAAAGCAGGACAATATTCTTATCGTGATAGACGCCAGCGTAAAAGAAAATTTCGTCAATTATGGATTATAAGAATTAATGCAGCAGCTCGTCAAGAAAATATTTCTTATAGTTATTTAATAAATCAATTTAAAAAATCTAATATTGATATTAATAGAAAAATTCTTTCTGAATTAGCTATGTTTGATAAACAATCATTTACTAAATTAATAAATTTTATAAAAATTAATTAA
- a CDS encoding ribose-phosphate pyrophosphokinase yields the protein MSDMKLFSGNAIPELAKKIADHLYTDLGKAYVGKFSDGETSVQINENVRGDDVFIIQSTCHPTNDNLIELIIIADALRRASAGRITAVIPYFGYSRQDRRLRSARVPITAKVIADFLSGVGIDRVLTVDLHAEQIQGFFDIPVDNVFSSSIFIEDMTKIFLDKPIIVSPDIGGVIRARTIATTLLNGTDMAIIDKRRSKSNISEVMHIIGDIVNRDCILIDDIVDTGGTLCQAAKALKNNGAKRVLAYVTHPIFSGNAVNNISNSLIDEIIVCDTIPLSNKIKKLKKVRKLTLSEMIAESIRRINNEESISVMFNN from the coding sequence ATGTCTGATATGAAATTATTTTCTGGTAATGCTATTCCAGAATTGGCAAAAAAAATTGCAGATCATTTATATACTGATTTAGGAAAAGCATATGTAGGTAAATTTAGTGATGGAGAAACTTCTGTTCAAATAAATGAAAATGTTAGAGGTGATGATGTTTTTATAATTCAATCTACTTGCCATCCTACAAATGATAATTTGATTGAATTAATTATCATAGCTGATGCATTAAGAAGAGCTTCAGCAGGAAGAATAACAGCAGTTATACCATATTTTGGATATTCAAGACAAGATCGTAGGTTAAGATCTGCAAGAGTACCTATTACAGCAAAAGTTATAGCTGATTTTTTATCTGGTGTAGGAATAGATAGAGTTTTAACTGTAGATTTACATGCAGAACAAATTCAAGGGTTTTTTGATATTCCTGTAGATAATGTATTCAGTAGTTCTATTTTTATAGAAGATATGACAAAAATTTTTTTAGATAAACCTATTATAGTATCTCCAGATATTGGAGGTGTAATACGTGCAAGAACTATAGCTACAACACTATTAAATGGCACTGATATGGCAATCATAGATAAAAGAAGATCTAAATCTAATATATCAGAAGTTATGCATATTATTGGTGATATTGTAAATAGAGATTGTATTTTAATAGATGATATTGTTGACACAGGAGGTACATTATGTCAAGCAGCAAAAGCATTAAAAAACAATGGAGCTAAACGAGTTTTGGCATATGTAACACATCCTATTTTTTCTGGTAATGCTGTAAATAATATTTCTAATTCTTTAATAGATGAAATTATAGTATGTGATACAATTCCTTTATCAAACAAAATAAAAAAATTAAAAAAAGTAAGAAAATTAACTTTATCAGAAATGATTGCAGAATCTATTCGTAGAATAAATAATGAAGAGTCTATTTCTGTAATGTTTAATAATTAA
- the thrS gene encoding threonine--tRNA ligase produces the protein MQQNNYSSNFINKKIEKKNQLLSKNKLLEIDHRIFGKKLNLYHFQNESPGMVFWHNNGYIIFHELEKFLRIKLKKYNYQEVKTPLITDSVIWKNTGHWKIYKKAIFSTSSENRKYCIKPMNCPGHIQIFQHGFKSYKDLPLRIAEFGICHRNEPSGSLHGLMRLRSFTQDDAHIFCTQDQVSIEIENCIHMMYEIYQIFGFKNFLVKLSTRPKNRIGNNEIWDESEKNLAMVLKKLDITFNYQIGDGAFYGPKIEFSFFDCLNREWQCGTIQLDFALPSCLNLFYMDSENKRKTPVIIHRAILGSIERFIGILLEEYSGYLPIWLAPLQIIIINISNKHINYAMNLLEIIKQNNIRVQTDLKNEKIAFKIRKYTIQHIPYILICGDKEIKNNTVSIRDCFGKDLGNMKIRDIISKVKKEINNYNIHQLGR, from the coding sequence ATGCAACAAAATAATTATTCATCTAATTTTATTAATAAAAAAATAGAAAAAAAAAATCAATTATTAAGTAAAAATAAATTATTAGAAATTGATCATAGAATATTTGGAAAAAAGCTTAACTTATATCATTTTCAAAATGAATCACCAGGAATGGTCTTTTGGCATAATAATGGTTATATTATTTTTCATGAATTAGAAAAATTTTTACGTATAAAACTTAAAAAATATAATTATCAAGAAGTAAAAACACCATTAATAACAGATAGTGTAATTTGGAAAAATACAGGACATTGGAAAATTTATAAAAAAGCAATTTTTAGTACATCTTCTGAAAATAGAAAATATTGCATAAAACCTATGAATTGTCCAGGACATATACAAATTTTTCAACATGGTTTTAAATCATATAAAGATTTACCTTTAAGAATTGCAGAATTTGGTATATGTCATAGAAATGAACCCTCAGGTTCTTTACATGGTTTAATGAGATTACGCAGTTTTACTCAAGATGATGCTCATATATTTTGTACACAAGATCAAGTTTCAATAGAAATTGAAAATTGTATTCATATGATGTATGAAATTTATCAAATTTTTGGTTTTAAAAACTTTTTAGTAAAATTGTCTACAAGGCCTAAAAATCGTATTGGAAATAATGAAATATGGGATGAATCTGAAAAAAATTTAGCTATGGTTTTAAAAAAATTAGATATAACTTTTAATTATCAGATTGGAGATGGTGCATTTTATGGACCTAAAATAGAATTTTCTTTCTTTGATTGTTTAAATCGTGAATGGCAATGTGGTACAATACAATTAGATTTTGCCTTACCAAGTTGTTTAAATTTATTTTATATGGATTCTGAAAACAAACGTAAAACACCTGTAATAATTCATCGTGCTATTTTAGGTTCTATAGAAAGATTTATTGGTATTCTTCTAGAAGAATATTCTGGTTATTTGCCTATTTGGCTGGCTCCATTACAAATTATTATAATTAATATAAGCAATAAACATATTAATTATGCTATGAATTTATTAGAAATAATAAAACAAAATAATATTCGAGTCCAAACAGATCTAAAAAATGAAAAAATAGCTTTTAAAATTAGAAAATATACTATACAACATATACCTTATATTTTAATATGTGGAGATAAAGAAATAAAAAATAATACAGTTTCAATTCGTGATTGTTTTGGTAAAGATTTGGGAAATATGAAAATTCGTGATATTATTAGCAAAGTAAAAAAAGAAATTAATAATTATAATATTCATCAATTGGGGAGATAG
- the infC gene encoding translation initiation factor IF-3, which produces MKSGKKIIQLRPNKINEDIKTKIVRLIGFKGEQVGIVDLKIALMKAKEIGFDLVEISPNANPPVCRIMNYGKFLYVKNKTSREQKKKQKIIQLKEIKFRPNTDKGDYQVKLRSLIRFLKKGDKIKITLRFRGREMVHIQIGFAMLNRIKNDLNHLALVEYFPKKIEGRQMIMVLIPKKK; this is translated from the coding sequence ATTAAAAGTGGAAAAAAAATAATACAACTTAGACCTAATAAAATTAATGAAGATATTAAAACTAAAATTGTAAGATTAATAGGTTTTAAAGGTGAACAAGTTGGTATTGTTGATTTAAAAATTGCACTCATGAAAGCAAAAGAAATTGGATTTGATTTGGTAGAAATTAGTCCTAATGCAAATCCTCCTGTATGTCGTATAATGAATTATGGTAAATTTTTATACGTAAAAAATAAAACATCAAGAGAACAAAAAAAGAAACAAAAAATTATTCAATTAAAAGAAATTAAATTTAGACCAAATACAGACAAAGGAGATTATCAGGTTAAATTACGTAGTTTAATTCGTTTTTTAAAAAAAGGAGATAAAATAAAAATAACTCTTAGATTTCGAGGTAGAGAAATGGTACATATCCAAATTGGATTTGCTATGCTAAATAGAATAAAAAATGATTTAAATCATTTAGCTTTAGTTGAATATTTTCCTAAAAAAATTGAAGGAAGACAAATGATAATGGTTTTAATACCTAAAAAAAAGTAA
- the pth gene encoding aminoacyl-tRNA hydrolase has protein sequence MSNIKMIVGLGNIGKKFVGSRHNMGSDYIYYLANYFKIKLNKIEKLHSYIGYIFLSNKKLILLIPDTFMNNSGKSILLACNFYKIILNNVLIIHDELDFLPGKIKFKYGGGSGGHNGLNDIIKNFNNKLFYRLRIGIGHPVNKLKVNNFVLNKPTIIEKKIIKHAMKNIMNAIKIFIDIDYYRAMNYLHSK, from the coding sequence TTGAGTAATATTAAAATGATTGTTGGTTTAGGAAATATTGGAAAAAAATTTGTTGGATCACGACATAATATGGGATCTGATTATATTTATTACCTTGCTAATTATTTTAAAATTAAATTAAATAAAATAGAAAAATTACATAGTTATATTGGTTATATTTTTTTGTCAAATAAAAAATTAATTTTATTAATTCCTGATACTTTTATGAATAATTCTGGTAAATCCATACTTCTTGCATGTAATTTTTATAAAATTATTTTAAATAATGTATTAATAATACATGACGAATTAGATTTTTTACCCGGAAAAATAAAATTTAAGTATGGAGGAGGTAGTGGTGGTCATAATGGATTAAATGATATAATAAAAAATTTTAATAATAAATTATTTTATAGATTAAGAATAGGTATTGGACATCCTGTAAATAAATTAAAAGTAAATAATTTTGTATTAAACAAACCAACTATAATTGAAAAAAAAATAATTAAACATGCAATGAAGAATATAATGAATGCAATAAAAATTTTTATTGATATAGATTATTATAGAGCTATGAATTATCTTCATTCTAAATAA
- the ychF gene encoding redox-regulated ATPase YchF — MELKCGIIGLPNVGKSTLFNALTNSNVNASNYPFCTIEPNISVVTVPDKKLDILSKIVKTKKITPSTIKFVDIAGLIKGASKGHGLGNKFLNHITEMNAIIHVVRFFEDTNILNISPTNIPINNINIINNEIIQFDISLCIKQIKILSTKNNLKKNYQNINLLNLCLNKLKEKRLLNTINFNIEELKFLNNNIKLLTIKPMIIIANISENELHNKLYLNQLQLISKKYNIINICAKLAFNKISKLQNYYLNKIIIASFNLLNLNTFYTVGIKETKSWSIIKGTIALEAAKKIHSDIKKGFIRAKVINYNDYIFYKNENKLKLAGKIRLEGKNYIIKNRDIIHFLFKI; from the coding sequence GTGGAATTAAAATGTGGTATAATTGGGTTACCTAATGTAGGAAAATCTACATTATTTAATGCATTAACTAATTCAAATGTTAATGCATCTAATTATCCTTTTTGTACAATAGAACCTAATATTAGTGTTGTTACCGTGCCTGATAAAAAATTAGATATATTATCTAAAATAGTAAAAACAAAAAAAATAACTCCATCTACAATAAAATTTGTAGATATAGCAGGTTTAATTAAAGGAGCTTCTAAAGGACATGGATTAGGAAATAAATTTTTAAATCATATAACAGAAATGAATGCTATTATTCATGTTGTACGTTTTTTTGAAGATACAAATATATTAAATATATCACCTACTAATATTCCAATTAATAATATTAATATAATTAATAATGAAATTATTCAATTTGATATTTCTTTGTGTATAAAACAAATAAAAATTTTATCTACAAAAAATAATTTAAAAAAAAATTACCAAAACATAAATTTATTAAATTTATGTTTAAATAAATTAAAAGAAAAAAGATTACTTAATACAATTAATTTTAATATAGAAGAATTAAAATTTCTTAATAATAATATAAAATTATTAACTATTAAACCAATGATTATTATTGCTAATATAAGTGAAAATGAATTACACAATAAATTATATTTGAATCAATTACAATTAATATCTAAAAAATATAATATTATAAATATATGTGCTAAGTTAGCATTTAATAAAATTAGTAAATTACAAAATTATTATTTAAATAAAATTATAATAGCTAGTTTTAATTTATTAAATTTAAATACATTTTATACTGTTGGGATTAAAGAAACAAAATCATGGAGTATTATAAAAGGAACAATAGCTTTAGAAGCTGCAAAAAAAATTCATAGTGATATTAAAAAAGGTTTTATTAGAGCTAAAGTAATAAATTATAATGATTATATTTTTTATAAAAATGAAAATAAATTAAAATTAGCAGGAAAAATTAGATTAGAAGGTAAAAATTATATTATTAAAAATAGAGATATAATTCATTTTCTTTTTAAGATCTAA
- a CDS encoding anthranilate synthase component 1 encodes MKIIKPILQLITTKTVYIKNPTIIFNKLCKQKKYTLLLESVDINSKKHLQSLLIIDSSLRVSSIKNTVTIQAFSENGNLLLQLLDNFLPKNISNIKKINNRFLILPEIEKLEDEDTRLKSSSVFDILRYILKLVKLPNKNENKAMFLGGLFSYDLIYNFEKLPQKIKYQNICPDYCFYLSETLLVIDHKKKISHLQASIYVPNKQEFKRLNKRIENLSKQIEQTIIEPLTNINIRKKINKNISYTCNQEDSEYCNIIKKMKFYIQSGEIFQVVPSRKFFIPCYNPLVAYDILKKINPSPYMFFMQDKEFILFGASPESSLKFNSINRQVELYPIAGTRSRKYINNIINLDLDSRIELEMRIDQKEMAEHLMLVDLARNDLAKICIPGSRYVADLTKVDRYYCVMHLVSRVIGILKPNLDALHAYRACMNMGTLTGAPKIRAMELISIFEKEQRGSYGGSMGYLTGHGDLDTCIIIRSAYIKNNKATVQAGAGIVLNSEPLSEAKESFNKAKAVLNAITKSNFYYKE; translated from the coding sequence ATGAAAATTATAAAACCTATATTACAACTAATTACAACTAAAACTGTTTATATAAAAAATCCTACTATTATATTTAATAAATTATGTAAACAAAAAAAATATACTTTATTATTAGAATCAGTTGATATTAATAGTAAAAAACATTTACAAAGTTTACTGATTATTGATAGTTCATTAAGAGTTAGTTCTATTAAAAATACTGTAACTATTCAAGCATTTTCTGAAAATGGTAATTTATTATTACAATTATTAGATAACTTTTTACCTAAGAATATATCTAATATAAAAAAAATAAATAATCGTTTTTTAATTTTACCAGAAATAGAAAAGTTAGAAGATGAAGACACACGATTAAAATCATCATCTGTTTTTGATATATTAAGATATATACTAAAGTTAGTTAAATTACCTAATAAAAACGAAAATAAAGCTATGTTTTTAGGAGGATTATTTTCTTATGATTTAATATATAATTTTGAAAAATTACCACAAAAAATAAAATATCAAAATATCTGTCCTGATTATTGTTTTTATTTATCTGAAACATTATTAGTAATAGATCATAAAAAAAAAATATCACATTTACAAGCTAGTATTTATGTTCCTAACAAACAAGAATTTAAAAGATTAAACAAACGTATTGAAAATCTTAGTAAACAAATTGAACAAACAATAATAGAACCTTTAACTAATATTAATATTAGAAAAAAAATTAATAAAAATATTTCTTATACATGCAATCAAGAAGATTCAGAATATTGTAATATAATAAAAAAAATGAAATTTTATATTCAATCAGGAGAAATTTTTCAAGTTGTACCTTCAAGAAAATTTTTTATACCATGTTATAATCCTTTAGTTGCTTATGATATTTTAAAAAAAATTAATCCTAGTCCATATATGTTTTTTATGCAAGATAAAGAATTTATTTTATTTGGAGCTTCTCCAGAAAGTTCATTAAAATTTAACTCTATAAATAGACAAGTAGAATTATATCCAATCGCTGGTACTAGATCAAGAAAGTATATTAATAATATTATAAATTTAGATTTAGATAGTCGTATTGAATTAGAAATGAGAATAGATCAAAAAGAAATGGCAGAACATCTAATGTTAGTAGATTTAGCAAGAAATGATTTAGCAAAAATATGTATTCCTGGTAGTAGATATGTAGCTGATTTAACAAAAGTTGACCGTTATTATTGTGTTATGCATTTAGTCTCTAGAGTTATAGGAATTCTTAAACCAAATTTAGATGCTTTACATGCTTATCGAGCATGTATGAATATGGGCACTTTAACTGGAGCACCAAAAATACGTGCTATGGAATTAATATCAATCTTTGAAAAAGAACAAAGAGGTAGTTATGGAGGTTCCATGGGTTATTTAACAGGACATGGAGATTTAGATACATGTATAATTATACGTTCTGCTTATATTAAAAATAACAAAGCAACTGTACAAGCTGGTGCAGGTATAGTATTAAATTCAGAACCACTTTCTGAAGCAAAGGAAAGTTTTAATAAAGCTAAAGCAGTTTTAAACGCTATAACTAAAAGTAATTTTTATTATAAGGAGTAA
- the rpmI gene encoding 50S ribosomal protein L35, with amino-acid sequence MFKLKTLRSAAKRFKKTSSGKFKHKQANLRHLLTKKKTKQKRSLRKKKLVFKGDTYSLVSCLPYL; translated from the coding sequence ATGTTCAAACTTAAAACATTACGTAGTGCTGCTAAACGTTTTAAAAAAACAAGTTCTGGAAAATTTAAACATAAACAAGCTAATTTAAGACATCTTTTAACAAAAAAAAAAACTAAACAAAAACGTTCTTTAAGGAAAAAAAAATTAGTTTTTAAAGGAGATACATATTCATTAGTGTCTTGTTTACCTTATTTATAA
- the trpD gene encoding anthranilate phosphoribosyltransferase, protein MINHILNKLYNSKNLSKDESNYLFTSIINKKLNSSQLVAMLIAMKIKGINYEEIAGAITAIIKHKTKHFPKPKYIISDIVGTGGDNMNTLNISTGSSFIAASCGLKIVKHINHCISSKSGSADILSAMGIQLNQSSIVSRKLLDDFNLCFLLAPKYNNFFSDFMIIRKQLKTRTILNILGPLLNPAKPQIILIGVYKKNLLLPIINTLKLLQYKKAAVVHCNGMDEISLHDDTNVFELNNNIISNYILTPKNFGLNYISKNDLIGGIPKENAKCLIKLLKGKSKNISYKNTIAANVAFLLKLHGKKNLIQNTKIALNIINNGLGYNYITNLINKGYIKK, encoded by the coding sequence ATGATTAATCATATTTTAAATAAATTATACAATAGTAAAAATCTTTCTAAAGATGAAAGTAATTATTTATTTACATCAATCATAAATAAAAAATTAAATTCTAGTCAACTAGTAGCTATGTTAATAGCTATGAAAATAAAAGGAATAAATTATGAAGAAATTGCTGGTGCAATAACTGCAATAATAAAACATAAAACAAAACACTTCCCTAAACCAAAATATATTATATCTGATATTGTTGGTACTGGAGGAGATAATATGAATACTTTAAATATTTCTACAGGTAGTTCTTTTATTGCTGCTTCTTGTGGATTAAAAATAGTAAAACATATTAATCATTGTATATCAAGTAAATCTGGATCGGCTGATATATTATCAGCTATGGGAATTCAATTAAATCAATCTAGTATTGTTTCTCGAAAATTATTAGATGATTTTAATTTATGTTTTTTATTAGCACCTAAATATAATAATTTTTTTTCAGATTTTATGATTATAAGAAAACAGTTAAAAACTAGAACTATTTTAAATATATTAGGTCCTTTATTAAATCCTGCTAAACCTCAAATTATTTTAATTGGAGTATATAAGAAAAATTTATTATTACCCATTATTAACACTTTAAAATTATTACAATATAAAAAAGCGGCTGTAGTTCATTGTAATGGAATGGATGAAATATCATTACATGATGATACTAATGTATTTGAATTAAATAATAATATAATTTCTAATTATATATTAACTCCTAAAAATTTTGGACTGAATTATATTTCAAAAAATGATTTAATTGGAGGAATACCTAAAGAAAATGCTAAATGTTTAATAAAATTATTAAAAGGAAAATCTAAGAATATTAGTTATAAAAATACTATAGCAGCTAATGTTGCTTTTTTATTAAAATTACATGGAAAAAAAAATTTAATTCAAAATACTAAAATAGCTCTTAATATAATTAATAATGGTCTTGGTTATAATTATATTACTAATTTAATAAATAAAGGTTATATAAAAAAATAA
- the prmC gene encoding peptide chain release factor N(5)-glutamine methyltransferase — protein sequence MKIKKWLFYANIILKKNKIYLSKIESEILLSFVLNKSKFWIYEFYENYLNKIQLKKLMQLLKRRINGEPIAYILGFCEFWSLKINVTPLTFIPRPDTEILVEHTLKKITFNTKNILDLGTGTGAIALAIASEYKKLNIIGIDIIPELINIAKKNANELSIHNVNFIQSNWFNNLKNKTFDIIVSNPPYIKYKDYLFLEKSIKFEPIYSLIAEDNGLSNFNSIILQSTKYLNNFGWIILEHAFNQSDQIIKILQEKKFKNIKTCLDYNGNKRITYGQKT from the coding sequence ATGAAAATTAAAAAATGGTTATTTTATGCTAATATTATTTTAAAAAAAAATAAAATATACTTATCTAAGATAGAATCTGAAATTTTGTTATCTTTTGTTCTTAATAAATCTAAATTTTGGATCTATGAATTTTATGAAAATTATTTAAATAAGATACAATTAAAAAAATTAATGCAGTTATTAAAAAGAAGAATTAATGGGGAACCAATTGCTTATATATTAGGATTTTGTGAATTTTGGTCATTAAAAATTAATGTTACGCCATTAACTTTTATACCTAGACCAGATACCGAAATTTTAGTAGAACATACGTTAAAAAAAATTACATTTAATACAAAAAATATATTAGATTTAGGAACAGGAACTGGAGCCATAGCTTTAGCTATAGCTAGTGAATATAAAAAATTAAATATTATTGGGATAGATATAATTCCAGAATTAATTAATATTGCAAAAAAAAATGCAAATGAATTATCTATTCATAATGTTAATTTTATACAAAGTAATTGGTTTAATAACTTAAAAAATAAAACATTTGATATTATTGTAAGCAATCCTCCATATATTAAATATAAAGATTATTTATTTCTTGAAAAAAGCATTAAATTTGAACCAATATATTCTTTAATAGCAGAGGATAATGGATTATCTAATTTTAATTCTATTATTTTACAATCTACTAAATATTTAAATAATTTTGGATGGATAATATTAGAACATGCATTTAATCAATCTGATCAAATTATAAAAATATTACAAGAAAAAAAATTTAAAAATATAAAAACTTGTTTAGATTATAATGGTAATAAAAGAATAACTTATGGACAAAAAACTTAA
- a CDS encoding aminodeoxychorismate/anthranilate synthase component II, producing the protein MSNVFIIDNVDSFTYNLVDQIRSLNHKVIIYRNNIPINFLLKKLSKIKNPILLLSPGSGLPSKAGFMPNLLKILIGKIPIIGICLGHQALIESYGGCIIRAKEIFHGKSSTIIHDNKDMFYGVKNPMNVARYHSLIANKTPNILTINSKCKNIIMSFRYNFHRTCGFQFHPESILTPDGDILMKKTIHWALS; encoded by the coding sequence ATGTCTAATGTATTTATTATAGATAATGTTGATTCATTTACTTATAATTTAGTTGATCAAATACGTTCTTTAAACCATAAAGTTATTATATATCGAAATAATATTCCAATAAATTTTTTATTAAAAAAATTAAGTAAAATTAAAAATCCTATTTTATTATTATCTCCTGGTTCAGGTTTACCTAGTAAAGCTGGATTTATGCCTAATTTATTAAAAATTTTAATAGGTAAAATACCTATTATTGGAATATGTTTAGGACATCAAGCATTAATTGAATCTTATGGTGGATGTATTATAAGAGCAAAAGAAATTTTTCATGGTAAGTCTTCAACTATTATTCATGATAATAAAGATATGTTTTATGGAGTAAAAAACCCTATGAATGTAGCTCGTTATCATTCATTAATAGCAAATAAAACTCCTAATATTTTAACAATTAATTCTAAATGTAAAAATATTATTATGAGTTTTCGTTACAATTTCCATAGAACATGTGGTTTTCAATTTCATCCTGAATCTATTCTTACTCCTGATGGAGATATTTTAATGAAAAAAACTATTCATTGGGCTTTATCTTAA
- the prfA gene encoding peptide chain release factor 1 translates to MNNSIIKKLNLLHKRYIYIEKQLNNYKIYNNQVNLRNLSIEYVNLSIIIKPFIKWKNLQLELINNKELLYDEELYSIVLEDNKNIKIKQQQIEKEIKMLLLSQSNNENNRNCFLEIRAGSGGNEAAIFVGNIYRMYVRYAESKFWKVKIINVHYGDHGGYKEIILKIVGHGVYGKLRFESGGHRVQRVPETESQGRIHTSTCTVAVMPELSKSEVPEINNNDLKIDTFRSSGAGGQHVNTTDSAIRITHIPTGIVVECQDERSQHKNKSKALSVLVARINAAEVAKRNKNESVTRKNLLGTGERSDRNRTYNFIQKRVTDHRINLTIYRLDEIMNGKLDLLIEHILHKYHTDLLLSISKTNEN, encoded by the coding sequence ATGAATAATTCTATTATTAAAAAACTTAATTTATTACATAAACGTTATATATATATTGAAAAACAACTAAATAACTATAAAATATATAATAATCAAGTAAACTTACGTAATCTTTCAATAGAATATGTTAATTTATCTATTATAATTAAACCATTTATAAAATGGAAAAATTTACAATTAGAGTTAATTAATAATAAAGAATTATTATATGATGAAGAATTATATTCTATAGTTTTGGAAGATAATAAAAATATTAAAATTAAACAACAACAAATAGAAAAAGAAATTAAAATGCTTTTGTTATCTCAAAGTAATAATGAAAATAATAGAAATTGTTTTTTAGAGATTAGAGCAGGATCAGGAGGTAATGAAGCAGCTATTTTTGTAGGTAATATTTATAGAATGTATGTTCGTTATGCTGAATCTAAATTTTGGAAAGTTAAAATAATTAATGTTCATTATGGTGATCATGGAGGATATAAAGAAATTATATTAAAAATAGTTGGGCATGGTGTATATGGAAAATTAAGATTTGAATCAGGTGGACATAGAGTACAAAGAGTTCCTGAAACAGAATCTCAAGGAAGAATTCATACTTCTACATGTACTGTAGCTGTTATGCCAGAATTATCTAAATCTGAAGTTCCAGAAATTAATAATAACGATTTAAAAATTGACACTTTTCGTTCTTCTGGAGCTGGTGGACAACATGTTAATACAACTGATTCTGCTATTCGTATTACTCATATACCAACAGGAATTGTTGTAGAATGTCAAGATGAACGCTCACAACATAAAAATAAATCTAAAGCTTTATCAGTATTAGTAGCTAGAATTAATGCAGCAGAAGTAGCTAAAAGAAATAAAAATGAATCTGTAACAAGAAAAAATCTATTAGGAACTGGTGAACGTTCTGATAGGAATAGAACATATAATTTTATTCAAAAAAGAGTAACAGATCATCGTATTAATTTAACAATTTATAGATTAGATGAAATTATGAATGGTAAATTAGATTTATTAATAGAACATATCTTACATAAATATCACACTGATCTATTATTGTCTATATCAAAAACAAATGAAAATTAA